A single genomic interval of Spirosoma linguale DSM 74 harbors:
- a CDS encoding NAD-dependent epimerase/dehydratase (PFAM: NAD-dependent epimerase/dehydratase~KEGG: gsu:GSU0627 GDP-fucose synthetase) — MEKHARIYVAGHRGMVGSALVRKLQSEGFTNIITRTSSELDLRNQAAVSDFFQREQPEYVFLAAAKVGGIMANNIYRAEFLYDNLMIEANIIHSAYQTAVKKLLFLGSSCIYPKLAPQPLKEEYLLSGFLEETNEPYAIAKITGIKLCESYRSQYGCNFISAMPTNLYGPNDNYDLQGSHVLPALIRKFHEAKVNGQPTVEVWGTGSPKREFLHADDLAAACFFLMENYNDAMFVNVGTGEDVTIREVAELIKETVGFTGELRWNTDKPDGTPRKLMDVSRLHDMGWKHTTELKDGLARTYQDFLTNEVLYVE; from the coding sequence GTGGAAAAACACGCTCGTATTTATGTTGCCGGACACCGGGGTATGGTTGGGTCGGCGCTTGTTCGTAAGCTTCAAAGCGAAGGCTTTACAAACATTATCACCCGTACTTCGTCTGAGCTGGATCTGCGCAATCAGGCTGCTGTGAGTGATTTTTTCCAACGGGAGCAACCCGAGTACGTCTTTTTGGCAGCTGCGAAAGTAGGAGGCATCATGGCGAATAACATCTATCGTGCCGAATTCCTCTACGACAACCTGATGATTGAGGCTAACATCATCCATAGCGCCTATCAGACAGCCGTCAAAAAATTATTATTTCTGGGCTCCTCCTGTATTTATCCAAAGTTAGCACCCCAGCCCTTAAAGGAGGAATATCTGCTGAGCGGTTTTCTGGAAGAAACGAATGAGCCGTATGCGATCGCCAAAATTACGGGCATCAAGCTCTGCGAATCGTATCGTAGTCAATATGGCTGTAATTTCATTTCGGCAATGCCAACGAACCTGTATGGCCCCAACGATAATTACGACTTACAAGGCTCGCACGTACTACCTGCGTTGATCCGTAAGTTTCACGAGGCTAAAGTAAATGGGCAGCCAACGGTTGAAGTGTGGGGAACGGGCTCACCAAAACGCGAATTTCTTCATGCCGACGATCTGGCTGCGGCCTGTTTCTTTTTGATGGAGAACTATAACGATGCTATGTTCGTCAACGTCGGTACCGGCGAAGACGTTACCATTCGCGAAGTAGCCGAACTGATAAAAGAAACCGTTGGCTTTACGGGCGAATTGCGCTGGAACACCGACAAACCCGATGGTACACCCCGCAAGCTGATGGATGTGTCAAGACTACACGACATGGGCTGGAAACACACCACCGAGTTAAAAGACGGTCTTGCGCGTACTTATCAGGATTTCCTGACCAACGAGGTTTTATACGTTGAATAA
- a CDS encoding sugar O-acyltransferase, sialic acid O- acetyltransferase NeuD family (TIGRFAM: sugar O-acyltransferase, sialic acid O- acetyltransferase NeuD family~KEGG: gur:Gura_1700 serine acetyltransferase-like protein), which translates to MENPVLIFGAGSLGMTALDIFQRNTVVVYGLLDDNKELHGKEFSDVSVLGETDNDGFLKLIGQKCEAFVAINDARVRKRLVKMLNERRKVQPVNAIHDTATVSGMATIGHGNLIAARVVINPLAEVGQHCILQSGVIIESQAKVGDYVQIGTGSVINSGATVEEGTFIGTGATIVSGVTIGKNARIGAGSVVIENVEAGTTVFGNPAKKL; encoded by the coding sequence ATGGAAAATCCAGTGCTTATTTTTGGAGCCGGTAGCCTTGGGATGACGGCTTTAGATATATTTCAGCGAAATACTGTCGTTGTCTATGGTCTGTTGGATGACAACAAAGAACTGCACGGTAAAGAGTTCAGTGATGTTTCTGTACTTGGCGAAACAGACAATGATGGCTTTTTGAAATTAATTGGCCAGAAGTGCGAAGCGTTTGTGGCAATAAATGATGCTCGGGTTCGTAAGCGTCTGGTCAAGATGCTAAACGAACGGCGGAAGGTTCAGCCTGTAAATGCGATTCATGATACCGCAACGGTATCGGGCATGGCCACAATCGGGCATGGGAATCTCATTGCTGCCCGCGTGGTCATCAATCCCCTGGCCGAAGTTGGACAGCACTGCATCCTTCAATCGGGCGTGATTATCGAAAGCCAGGCTAAAGTAGGCGACTATGTTCAGATAGGTACCGGAAGCGTAATTAACAGCGGGGCCACTGTCGAAGAAGGGACGTTTATAGGCACTGGCGCTACAATTGTCAGCGGGGTGACAATTGGTAAAAATGCCCGCATTGGCGCAGGGTCTGTTGTAATCGAAAACGTAGAAGCTGGAACGACCGTGTTCGGCAACCCGGCAAAGAAATTGTAA